The proteins below are encoded in one region of Alkaliphilus flagellatus:
- a CDS encoding TetR/AcrR family transcriptional regulator: MPTKLLDLEHQRRDAILNAALKEFVLRGFDNASTNVIAKEAGISKALMFHYVNNKQELFLLVYDYFTELLNKEYFMRMDFTEKDIFDRLRQSYLLQIELIKQYPWIFEFNKLSIATDSEEINKELEERASKKQSSCGTEIFDMIDESKFRAGLNIEKCKQFIFWANVGFTNEILDDIRNSEASNLDYERIVSTLDEYFDELRKIFYTSSNE; this comes from the coding sequence ATGCCTACAAAATTATTGGATTTAGAACATCAAAGACGCGACGCTATTTTGAATGCGGCGTTGAAAGAATTTGTACTAAGAGGATTTGACAATGCTTCAACAAATGTAATTGCAAAAGAAGCAGGGATCTCTAAAGCCCTGATGTTTCATTATGTAAACAATAAACAGGAACTTTTTCTGCTTGTGTATGACTACTTCACCGAACTTCTTAATAAAGAATACTTTATGCGAATGGATTTTACCGAAAAAGACATTTTTGATAGGCTACGTCAATCGTATCTTCTTCAAATTGAATTGATAAAACAGTATCCTTGGATTTTTGAGTTTAACAAACTTTCTATTGCAACTGACTCTGAGGAAATAAACAAAGAACTTGAGGAAAGAGCTAGCAAAAAGCAATCTTCATGCGGTACTGAAATATTTGACATGATAGATGAATCTAAATTTAGAGCAGGGTTGAATATTGAAAAGTGCAAACAATTTATCTTTTGGGCTAATGTTGGATTTACTAATGAAATATTGGATGATATTAGAAATTCTGAAGCTTCAAATCTGGATTATGAGCGTATTGTTTCAACACTTGACGAATACTTTGACGAACTTAGGAAAATTTTCTATACGTCAAGCAATGAATGA
- a CDS encoding M23 family metallopeptidase, whose protein sequence is MRVSMWNGKKPMSARISIVLALALVALVILNNVDKEWADGSNEMIEAREPIIVEFPLRGEWLSPNTPGTKIPSHGTDQLGTRYAYDFIQVDWARTGWPAYRVSLPQYLLFGVLLSDYYCWGQDVYAPCDGIVVRAEDGYKERARTNLLSDMSNAYKNAHYFDPKKDDVQSVAGNYIIMECGDNVYAALVHLQTGSIQVTVGQSVKKGEVIGRVGHSGNSFAPHLHFQLMDSSDIATANGLPCAFEQYEVFQNGEWQEVVNGIPTDKDRIRFYVELPKW, encoded by the coding sequence ATGCGAGTTTCAATGTGGAATGGGAAAAAGCCCATGTCTGCGCGTATTAGTATCGTACTGGCACTTGCCTTAGTAGCACTTGTTATTTTGAATAATGTAGATAAAGAATGGGCGGATGGGAGCAATGAGATGATTGAAGCGCGTGAGCCGATAATTGTAGAGTTTCCTTTGAGGGGAGAATGGCTCTCTCCTAACACCCCAGGGACAAAAATTCCAAGCCACGGAACAGACCAGTTAGGAACAAGATATGCTTATGATTTTATACAAGTGGATTGGGCAAGAACGGGCTGGCCCGCCTATCGCGTTAGCTTGCCGCAATATCTTCTTTTTGGGGTTCTCTTAAGTGATTATTACTGTTGGGGCCAAGATGTATATGCACCTTGCGACGGGATCGTTGTCCGAGCAGAGGATGGTTATAAAGAACGAGCACGAACGAATTTGCTTTCAGATATGTCTAACGCCTATAAAAATGCTCATTATTTCGATCCAAAAAAAGATGACGTACAATCAGTTGCTGGCAACTACATCATTATGGAATGTGGCGACAATGTATATGCTGCCTTAGTCCATCTTCAAACAGGGTCTATTCAGGTTACAGTTGGTCAGAGTGTAAAAAAAGGTGAGGTTATTGGTAGAGTGGGACATTCCGGTAATTCCTTTGCCCCGCATTTGCATTTTCAGCTTATGGATAGCAGCGATATAGCTACTGCAAACGGATTGCCCTGCGCTTTTGAACAATATGAAGTATTCCAAAATGGTGAATGGCAGGAAGTAGTGAATGGTATTCCCACAGATAAAGATAGGATAAGGTTTTATGTTGAGTTACCAAAATGGTAA
- a CDS encoding threonine/serine exporter family protein, with translation MMEYITNFIYAYLSTIGFAVLFNVPKSSFIKSGFAGGLGWVIYIFTKNLSGSIVGATFVASLVIAIIGEIFAIIDKNPITVYIIPGIIPLVPGFGLYNTMRSIVDRRFDLAANHGTEALLISVSIAGALVIVLSINSYRRQRQRLKQ, from the coding sequence ATGATGGAATATATAACAAACTTTATATATGCTTATCTTTCTACTATAGGCTTTGCAGTATTGTTTAATGTTCCTAAGTCTTCATTTATTAAATCTGGATTCGCTGGTGGATTAGGTTGGGTTATTTATATCTTTACTAAAAATTTATCTGGATCTATTGTCGGAGCTACTTTTGTAGCTTCTCTGGTAATAGCAATAATAGGTGAGATCTTCGCAATTATAGATAAAAATCCTATTACTGTATATATCATCCCAGGAATTATTCCATTGGTCCCTGGATTTGGTCTATATAACACAATGCGTTCCATTGTAGATAGAAGATTTGACCTGGCTGCTAATCACGGTACTGAAGCGCTTTTAATATCTGTATCAATTGCTGGTGCATTAGTAATAGTACTTTCAATAAATTCTTATAGAAGACAAAGGCAAAGACTAAAGCAATAA